A segment of the Arachis hypogaea cultivar Tifrunner chromosome 5, arahy.Tifrunner.gnm2.J5K5, whole genome shotgun sequence genome:
ttatttcatcaaGAGTCATTTTATTTTTGACAATTGACACTTTAAATAATAACTCTTGGGTTTTAGTTGGGAGAGTTGAAATATGATTTTCTGAGCCATACAACATCATCTTAGTTTGAACATAGTTTGGGGAGGAGGGGCGGAATGGGACTCAATGGCATGTTATTTGTTATTGATGTTGTATTGTCATCCATGTTATTCATTCACCTGTTTGGGAACATTTTTGTTCATTGTTGTCTTAAATTGTTGTTCCTTCTTTTGTTCTCTGCAGTTAAATACGTGGCTAAGCTTGAAGATGGGACGGTTGTTTTGAAATCTGATGGGGTGGAGTTCACCGTGGAAGGTGGTCAGTCATCGAGTTTGTGCTCAAGTTAAAACTCTTAAGTGGTGCTTTTAATTGGTTTCTGATTTATTTTGCATGTACTAATAATATGTGGCTTTTTCTTGTTGTGCAGGTTATTTCTGTCCTGCATTGGCCAAGGCTGTGAAAACAATGAAGAAGGGAGAGAAAGTCATCCTGACCGCGAAGCCAGAATGCAAGTTAGATTGACTTGTTAACAGAATCAACGTACATGACATATTTTGCTTGTGCAACTTCATTGACATGTTAGTTTTGCAGATGCGTTTGGTGAGAATGGAAGGCCAGCATCAGGTGATGAAGGTGCCGTGCCTTGGAATGCTTCTCTGCAAATTGATCTCGAGTTGGTATCTTGGAAGGCTGTATCTGACATAACCAAGGATAAGAAGGTTCTCAAGAAGACCCTGAAGGAGGGAGAGGGATATGAATGTCCCAATGATGGAGCTGTGGTTCAAGGTAAAGCTTTTGGTCAGCATTATGATTCTTTTTATTCGATTTACTATCTTATTGGTTGTGGTTGTTGAATTCATTATTTTCATTGTTGCAATGAAACTTATTGGTAAGGTGCAAGATGGGACTGTTTTCGTGAAGAAGGGTCATGATGATGAGCAGCCATTTGAGTTCAAAATTGACGAGGAGCAAGTGATTGATGGACTTGATAAGGCTGTAATGAACATGAAGAAAGCGGAAGTTGCGTTGGTGACCATACATCCTGAATACGCTTTTGGCTCATCAGGGTCAACTCAGAAGAGTACATTAGTGCAATCCATTCTCAAGTAGAATGAGTGGTGATTGTCTCGAGTTGTGAAGTCACGTGTATTTGAGTATGTGGTCTAAGATTTTGTTTAGGAACTTCGGATGAtttaaatatgcacaaaatcCAAGTACTTATTAGGTGAAACTTCTTAATGCTTGTTAAGTATGCACAAGTTATTATTAGACTATGATATGAAACCAATTATTCATGCTTTGTAAATTTATATTGATGAATTCAACATGCCAAATTCATAGCTTCCTACCATTTATGCTATTGGCAAGTTATTGCAGCCATCTGATAATGCTTTCTAAACTTATGCACATAATACCTCTGACTTCTTGATGTAATAATAATTTGTATGGAATCTGTATGGAATTATGTGTAAGAATTTATACTTAAAATAGTCTCTGACTTCCTGCTATCAGATTAGCTATGATGTTCAACTAATTCAGTAACCCTCAAGCATGGGCACACTCATATCATTTCAAATATGTACCATCACTACTCTATCTTCTCTTGAGCAATATCCAGCCCACAAAATAGTTATTCAACATAGCCATAATATGTAAGAACAGTCATCTTATTGAAGAATCTAGCTTTTACAATAATGTTCATATGCTTAATACAATCCAAAGCAATTATTAGAGTTTAAAAAACAAGACTATGATGAGAAACATACAAACTACAAAactaaaaataagaaaacaatCTAACCGTTTCAGTAATAGGCTAATAGCATTTCATTCTCTAGTTTTACATCAGGTTCATTCACAATCGCAAAAACATTCCCCCATGACATTAGAACTGCCGCTGCCATAGGAACCGATTGTCAATCTTCTATTTCTAGATGCCATTGTTAAATAGGCTGCTGTACCTGTGAGAATAggcaaaactcaaaatagcattcaAGAAAGAGTAATACAAATAGGTTTATCCAAATGCAAACTGTTTAATGGGTAACCACTTCTCAACTAGTCCTAGCACACCCTTGATTATCAAAATCTATTTAGTATACTACCATTCAACACAAATCTGTTCTCGTAACTCTAATTCCATTTAACCCTTCACTCCAACCAAACTTCTTAGTAATTTTTGGTTCTGAaaaactttaattccattcaaataTTCACTCCAGCCAAGCATATGAAGTTGAAAAACATTGCATGAAATAAGACAGATTGTTCTGCTAAACTTTTATTCAATTCAAATATGTTCTAataactttaattccattcaattgCACCTGTAGATACTTGCCGGGGTTATCTGCAACGGAGGACTAACGGGAATCTGCCACCTGCTCCCTGAATAAATGGGGAAAGGAGACAGGGATTAAGGTATCCGCTCTACGGGAACATGTGAAATTCCAACGAAGGAGAGTTTACTTAAATGCCCTTATTTACATaacaaatatgataaaaataataacatagaATTTCTACTATAATGACAAAAATTGCATAATATATCTATTATACATATAGGTTATGATGGCTGAATAAGTCATATTGACAAAAAATAATGTAAATGACATTTGAAATAAAAAGTTaccaaacaaaaaattttaaagtaaagCATTAGTATTAAATTTGATTCCGAAGGGGCCAAACACAAATCAAAGTATAAAGGAAAATTCACACTAGAGAGCTTTAACATTGTTTGGATTAATGTGCAGCCAGTTAAATTTATACATGCAACATGGTAGATTGATATTTACCATACATAACAAGGATGAAAGCCATGTCAAGCCTCAATCTAAGTTAACCACCAATACAAGATCAAAATCATTTTCATAAATATGAACAGTGAAGCTAT
Coding sequences within it:
- the LOC112802284 gene encoding peptidyl-prolyl cis-trans isomerase FKBP62 isoform X1: MCFHPRLRWRIPVKYVAKLEDGTVVLKSDGVEFTVEGGQSSSLCSSYFCPALAKAVKTMKKGEKVILTAKPEYAFGENGRPASGDEGAVPWNASLQIDLELVSWKAVSDITKDKKVLKKTLKEGEGYECPNDGAVVQGARWDCFREEGS
- the LOC112802284 gene encoding peptidyl-prolyl cis-trans isomerase FKBP62 isoform X3, which gives rise to MCFHPRLRWRIPVKYVAKLEDGTVVLKSDGVEFTVEGYFCPALAKAVKTMKKGEKVILTAKPEYAFGENGRPASGDEGAVPWNASLQIDLELVSWKAVSDITKDKKVLKKTLKEGEGYECPNDGAVVQGARWDCFREEGS
- the LOC112802284 gene encoding peptidyl-prolyl cis-trans isomerase FKBP62 isoform X2, giving the protein MCFHPRLRWRIPVKYVAKLEDGTVVLKSDGVEFTVEGGYFCPALAKAVKTMKKGEKVILTAKPEYAFGENGRPASGDEGAVPWNASLQIDLELVSWKAVSDITKDKKVLKKTLKEGEGYECPNDGAVVQGARWDCFREEGS